Proteins co-encoded in one Gossypium arboreum isolate Shixiya-1 chromosome 11, ASM2569848v2, whole genome shotgun sequence genomic window:
- the LOC108472511 gene encoding uncharacterized protein LOC108472511, with amino-acid sequence MATTSKNMNVFYRQKKNGTTSTGKKSTKSPSPKHAATFGSEITQPPALVSHGGSLDLKDDFDEQEQVLRQFDMNMAYGPCMGITRLDRWERAQRMGLNPPKEIESLLKGGKVKLESLFDGRV; translated from the exons ATGGCAACAACATCGAAGAACATGAATGTTTTCTACAGGCAGAAGAAGAACGGCACTACCTCTACCGGAAAAAAATCAACTAAAAGCCCATCTCCCAAACACGCCGCTACTTTCGGTTCCGAAATCACCCAACCCCCTGCTCTTGTTTCTCATGGCGGTTCACTCGATCTCAAAG ATGATTTTGATGAACAAGAGCAAGTGTTAAGGCAATTTGATATGAACATGGCATACGGGCCGTGTATGGGGATAACGCGGCTGGATCGGTGGGAAAGAGCTCAAAGAATGGGGCTAAACCCTCCTAAAGAGATTGAAAGCCTTTTGAAAGGTGGGAAAGTGAAGTTAGAAAGTTTATTTGATGGTCgtgtttag